The Proteiniphilum propionicum genome contains the following window.
CTGCCAACCGAAAATTATTGCATTTTCAGGAATTTTACTATTCGTCAGTTCATCCCAACCCATTACTTCCTTTCCTTTACTCTGAACATATTGACCGACACGTTTCATGAAATAACCTTGCAATTCTTCTTCTGTTTGGATATTCTCTTTTTTCATTCTTAATTGGCATCGCGGGCATTTCTTCCAATAATACTTATTGGCTTCATCGCCGCCAAGATGAATGTATTTTGAAGGGAAGAGAACCATAATCTCATCCAAAACATCTTGGAGAAAAGTGAAAACACTGTCGTTTCCTGCACAGTAAATGTGTGAACGACCCTCTCCACCGCCAGGTATTACACCGAAAAACTCATCATCAACAGGACATGCTAATTCGGGATAAGCTGCCAGTGAAGAAACCGTATGGGCAGGCATCTCTATCTCTGGAATTACATCTATCTGACGATCAGCCGCAAAGCTCACTATTTTGCGGACATCATCCTGAGTGTAAAATCCACCAACTGTAGCCGGTTCATGCGCCTTTTGATTTCGCCTGTTCGGAAAAGGATAAACATTACGGTTTACGCACCACGCTCCAATACCGGTAAGTCTTGGGTATTTTTTGATTTCAATTCTCCAGCCATTATCGTCAACCAAATGCAAATGAAGTATATTGAGTTTAAGCATTGACATTGCCTCAATGATTTTCAAAACCGTTTCCTTAGGAATAAAGTAACGCGACACATCCAACATTAATCCGCGATAGCCGAAACGCGGCTTATCTATTATTTCTCCGCATGGCACTTTCCACTCAATTTTCTTTATATTAATGCTGCCTTCAATATCAGCAGGCAGCAACTGTCGTAAAGTTTGGAATGCATAAAAAAATCCGGCATTTGTTGATGCTGAAATCTGAATTTTTGATGGATATACGTTCAGCTTATAGCCTTCAAAAGGAATTGATCTGTCTGTTTTGAGCTGAATGTCTGATTTATTTGATTCCCCTGATATAATCACAGGTCGAAATCCAGCTGAACTAACAAAAATATCTGCAAAAATTTTTGCAGATATATATTGCTCTTCACTTTCAACCGAAATTGTGGTTTGCGGAGAAAAGTTAAAATAATCTTTGTTGTGCCTATGAGCTGATACAACTGGTGTAATATTATATGCCTTAACTAAAGGACTAAAAGCAGATATTAATATAAATACGAAAAAAAAACTTTTTTTCCTCATGTAATCTTAAAATTAGCATTTTGAAATAAAAGACAAGATCATAGTTTATTAAAAAAACTCACATATAGGGATATATTGATAAATGTCATTAAATGACATTACCGATTAGAACTATTATAATTTGTTTGAATGTTTTTGCGAAATTCTAAAAAAATTCGTGAAAGAATGTTCAAAAACATCTAATCTATTTCAAATAATATCTATTTAACATATTCTCTTGCTTATAAAGGCCTATGATAATATATTGATATGTTTTAGCATTTTATTGATAACATGATATATAAGTCCACTTCTATAAGTATTTTTCACGTAAAGTGGACCAAATGCATATTAAAATTAAATGTATCCTGTTAAATGTACAGGTTTATATTCAACGATGGAATAATTGTCCATGCGTGTATTTACATCCCAACTTATTTGAGATTCATTTAAAATAGAAGCAGGTTTCTCCGCAAATTAAGTTAAGGTTATATCTCCTTTATTTAATTGAGATAGTTAAGGGGTGGATCTGATCTATAAATTAAGTTAAGATAGTAGTTGAAGAGCACAATTATGAGACAAAATTTATTAAGAAAAAAACATCATTTATCAGTTTCAATTAGCTAATTTTGTAGAATGAAAACGAAAGGGGAAAATTTTTATGAGCTATACATTTAGAAACCGGTTTTTAATTTTTATAGCTATCTTATTTTATCTTTTACCGTTATTTACAAAAGCTCAAAATAACAACTTCTACAATTTCCATACTTTTTCTCTTAAGGATGGATTGACACAATCTACAGTATATGCTATTTTACGTGATAATAATGGCTATTTGTGGATTGGCACAGGTGCTGGGTTGAGTCGTTTTGACGGTCAACTAACCACCAGATATTTTGCTTCTATTAATGACAGCGAAACAATTCCCGGAAACCGTATCTTTTCTATCATTGATGATACAATGGGCAATGTATGGATAGCTACTTCCGGAGGATTAGTGCGCTTCGATGATAATAAAAATATCTTTGAGCGTCAGGAAATCAATGGAAAACCAATTATCGGAAACACTTTATCTGTTTTACCTGATGGCATTTTTTGCACCTCTGTCGACTCGTTTTACAAATATGATTACAAAACAAAAAAATGGCAAACACTACCTGTAAAAAGTAAAAATAAAGTTGATTTATTTTTCACAAGTACTGTTATGCTGAGTAATAACAAATTCTTATTAAGCGCCCGGCACAAGAATTTGTATCTTTACGATATCAACACAGGCGAATTCTGTGAAGCTGCATTTTACGAAGGAAAACATGATGTGAACAAAGTTTATCTCGATAATCAAAATCTCATTTGGGTTGCACCATACGGCGAAGGGCTCATGTGCTATTCACAAACAGGACAACTGATTAAAATCTACAATACCGCTAACTCCGGCTTGAACAACAATGTGGTATTAGATATTATTGAGCACAACGGCAGCCTATGGATTGGAACTGACGGAGGAGGGATTAATATTCTGAATACTGCTAACGATGAGTTTTCTCATTTACTGCCTATCCCGGAGAAAACATCTTCATTCCCTGCAAGGGCTATCGCTTCACTTTACAAAGACAAATGGAATAATCTTTGGGTAGGCAGTATTCGCAACGGATTAATTGAAGTCAAATCAGTATTTATGACTACTTACCTGCAAACTACATTTGGCAACCCTCATGGACTAAGCAGTTCTACCGTTATCTCATTACTGCAGGAGGACGACAGTACCATTTGGATTGGAACAGACGGAGGTGGGATTAACAAATTTAATCCTAAAAACAGAAGTTTTGAACATTTTCAGGCTTCAATTGGCGACAAAGTTTCCTCAATTGTGAAACATACAAAAGATGAGTTGTTGATTTCGGTTTTTGGGCAGGGTGTTTATTATTTTAACAAAAAAACCGGTCGGAAACGTCGTTTGATAGTGATGAATGAAAAGGAAGATTTTCGTGTGCTCAGATCTGGCTATACAGCAACCTTGCAAACCAATGATGGCATACATTATCTAATTCTTTCCGATAGTATCTATGAATATGACAGCCGGAATAATTCATTCACAATAATACATTTAGAGAAAAATATCTCTGAACAAAGTCATGTGATACGACAGGTAATATCTGATACTAATTGCAGATTTTTATTCACTGCAAACACCCTGTATTCACGTACTGAAAATAAAGAGTGGAAAAAAATGATTTCATTCCCTTCGGAGGAGATTATTGGGACTGTTGCACTCGGCTATGGTGAGACCTTATGGATTGGTACAAACTACGGGCTTAATCGTTTTAATCCACATACAGATAGTGTGGCACATACAATTCCATTACCTTACGAAAGTTCCATCACATCTCTTATATGTGATTACCAAAATCGTCTATGGATAGGTACAAATGGTACATTATGGGTATATTATGTTAACGAAAACCGTTTTGAACAATTCGATGTGTCAAGTGGAGCCATACCTAATGAGTATATGCCACGCTCAGTTATGATCTCCGGCAGTGGAAATATCTATATGGGTGGAGTAAACGGACTATTGTTTATTGACAAGAATATTATTCCATCAAAAACTACACAACCGGAAATTCAACTTAATGAGGTAATTTGTAACGATAATTTGCGTCAAAAACTTTATACAGCCGGAAAAAATATTGGGGAACCACCACGCTTAAAATTAGCTTGGAACAAATCATCGATAACTATGCAAATAATGGTTCCGGAAAAAGATATTTTCAGAAAACGTTTGTTTCATTACTATATTTCAGGATTTTCCGGTAAGCCAATTGAGACTGAAGACCAAAATATTACTCTGCAGTCACTTCCCTCAGGCAACTTTACTATTTCTGTATCGTGCAATTTAGCTAATGGCTTATGGAGTGACCCGCAAAAAATCCTATATCTTTCCGTATTGCAGCCCTGGTGGAAAAGTAGCTGGTTCATCGCTCTTTTTACTCTTGCTGCTTTGGCTGGTATCATTTTGACTGTATTTTGGTATATTCGCAAAAAAGAGAATGCTCATAAATGGCAACTAGTTATGCATGAGCAGGAAGTTTATGAAGAAAGGCTGCGGTTTCTTACCAATATAAGTCATGAATTACGCACACCACTAACACTTATTTATACGCCGCTAAAACGAATTATAAATCGGTTGCCTGAAACAGGAACAGGAACAGGAACAGAAAATGAAAAAAATGAAATTACCGGGATTTACAAACAGGCAGCAAAAATGAAAGAGATTATCGATATGGTGCTCGATATGCGTAAAATTGAAACAGGTAATGAAAAGCTAAACATCGAATTATATCCGCTGCACGAATGGATTATAGATACGGTAGAGTATTTTTCTGAAGAGATGAAGTACAATGAAATTACCCTTAAGTACAATTTTGACGAACATGTAGATAAAATTTCTTTTGACAAGAGAAAATGCGCCATAGTCTTATCTAATCTTTTATCCAATGCGCTAAAATTTGGCGGATTCAAAGGCAATATAACCATAAGTACCAAGTTGAGCAAAATTGAAAATTGTGTTCGAATATCTGTCTCGGATGAAGGTAAAGGGCTGAATGATTTAGATACCGACCGGTTATTTTCATGGTTCTATCAGGGAAAGCACGAGTATGGGGGGAGCGGTATCGGCTTGGCTTTTTCAAAGAAGTATGTTGAAATGCACAAAGGAAAAATTGGTGCACAAAGCAACAAAAATGGAGTAGGAGCAACTTTTTATTTCGAATTGCCTTTAAATCAACATCAGCTTAATAACGATGTTACCATAAAAGCTCAATGCAACGAGCTAACTGATAACGAGAACGATTCATCATATTCACAATATAAAGCAATACCTCGTTTCAACACCTCAAAGCTCTCTTTGTTGGTTGTTGAAGACAATCCTGAATTGCTCATCTTCTTAAAACAAAATTTCAGAGACACATTTCACACCGTTTTAACTGCAACAAATGGTGTAAATGCATTAGAAATAATTCGCAGTATGCAACCCGACATTATTTTGAGTGATGTTGTTATGCCTCGTATGGATGGTTTTGATCTTTGCCGTATTGTAAAATCGGATATCTCCATAAGCCACATTCCTGTGGTGCTGCTCACTGCACGTACCGGTTCAGAGGATACGTTACTGGGATATAAGCTTGGTGCGGATGCTTATGTAACGAAACCTTTCGATATTGATTTTCTTCAAACCATACTCGAAAATCAACTTAACGCTAGAGAACAAATCAGGGTGCAATATAAATCTAAAGCTACTGTTATGCAACCTCATGAAATAACTTTCAGTAATGCCGATGAGCACTTTATACAAAAACTTAACGCGCTTATTGAAAAACATTTAGATGACTCAAAATTCAACGTCCCATATATTGCCACGGAAATGGGGATGAGCCGGGCATCGCTTTACAACAAGATGAAAGAGTTACTGAATATCGGGGTAAATGATTATATAAATCGAATAAAACTTGAAAGAGCGGCTTTTTTATTAACCTCAAATCCAGATTTAGAGATCGCAGAAATTGCATCGAGAATGGGCTTCTCATCCCAACAATATTTCAGCACAAGTTTTAAACAATACAAAGGTGTTTCGCCGAGTGAATATCGGAAAAGGGAGCCCTGACGTGATGTAACCATTTCTCTGAACCTGATTCCTTTCGGCACTATGATGAAAATGGGCACCAGCACGA
Protein-coding sequences here:
- a CDS encoding hybrid sensor histidine kinase/response regulator transcription factor translates to MSYTFRNRFLIFIAILFYLLPLFTKAQNNNFYNFHTFSLKDGLTQSTVYAILRDNNGYLWIGTGAGLSRFDGQLTTRYFASINDSETIPGNRIFSIIDDTMGNVWIATSGGLVRFDDNKNIFERQEINGKPIIGNTLSVLPDGIFCTSVDSFYKYDYKTKKWQTLPVKSKNKVDLFFTSTVMLSNNKFLLSARHKNLYLYDINTGEFCEAAFYEGKHDVNKVYLDNQNLIWVAPYGEGLMCYSQTGQLIKIYNTANSGLNNNVVLDIIEHNGSLWIGTDGGGINILNTANDEFSHLLPIPEKTSSFPARAIASLYKDKWNNLWVGSIRNGLIEVKSVFMTTYLQTTFGNPHGLSSSTVISLLQEDDSTIWIGTDGGGINKFNPKNRSFEHFQASIGDKVSSIVKHTKDELLISVFGQGVYYFNKKTGRKRRLIVMNEKEDFRVLRSGYTATLQTNDGIHYLILSDSIYEYDSRNNSFTIIHLEKNISEQSHVIRQVISDTNCRFLFTANTLYSRTENKEWKKMISFPSEEIIGTVALGYGETLWIGTNYGLNRFNPHTDSVAHTIPLPYESSITSLICDYQNRLWIGTNGTLWVYYVNENRFEQFDVSSGAIPNEYMPRSVMISGSGNIYMGGVNGLLFIDKNIIPSKTTQPEIQLNEVICNDNLRQKLYTAGKNIGEPPRLKLAWNKSSITMQIMVPEKDIFRKRLFHYYISGFSGKPIETEDQNITLQSLPSGNFTISVSCNLANGLWSDPQKILYLSVLQPWWKSSWFIALFTLAALAGIILTVFWYIRKKENAHKWQLVMHEQEVYEERLRFLTNISHELRTPLTLIYTPLKRIINRLPETGTGTGTENEKNEITGIYKQAAKMKEIIDMVLDMRKIETGNEKLNIELYPLHEWIIDTVEYFSEEMKYNEITLKYNFDEHVDKISFDKRKCAIVLSNLLSNALKFGGFKGNITISTKLSKIENCVRISVSDEGKGLNDLDTDRLFSWFYQGKHEYGGSGIGLAFSKKYVEMHKGKIGAQSNKNGVGATFYFELPLNQHQLNNDVTIKAQCNELTDNENDSSYSQYKAIPRFNTSKLSLLVVEDNPELLIFLKQNFRDTFHTVLTATNGVNALEIIRSMQPDIILSDVVMPRMDGFDLCRIVKSDISISHIPVVLLTARTGSEDTLLGYKLGADAYVTKPFDIDFLQTILENQLNAREQIRVQYKSKATVMQPHEITFSNADEHFIQKLNALIEKHLDDSKFNVPYIATEMGMSRASLYNKMKELLNIGVNDYINRIKLERAAFLLTSNPDLEIAEIASRMGFSSQQYFSTSFKQYKGVSPSEYRKREP
- a CDS encoding glycoside hydrolase family 20 protein — its product is MRKKSFFFVFILISAFSPLVKAYNITPVVSAHRHNKDYFNFSPQTTISVESEEQYISAKIFADIFVSSAGFRPVIISGESNKSDIQLKTDRSIPFEGYKLNVYPSKIQISASTNAGFFYAFQTLRQLLPADIEGSINIKKIEWKVPCGEIIDKPRFGYRGLMLDVSRYFIPKETVLKIIEAMSMLKLNILHLHLVDDNGWRIEIKKYPRLTGIGAWCVNRNVYPFPNRRNQKAHEPATVGGFYTQDDVRKIVSFAADRQIDVIPEIEMPAHTVSSLAAYPELACPVDDEFFGVIPGGGEGRSHIYCAGNDSVFTFLQDVLDEIMVLFPSKYIHLGGDEANKYYWKKCPRCQLRMKKENIQTEEELQGYFMKRVGQYVQSKGKEVMGWDELTNSKIPENAIIFGWQGNGQEAIKAAKLGHRFVMTPAKKLYLIRYQGPQWFEPFTYFGNNTLKDVYDYEPVQPDWDKNAQNLLMGVQASLWTEFCSSPEDVLYLVFPRLIAFADMAWRDKNAADWNDFLPRLDAFTDRLAAMRISFAASMYNLDHLVLPIDDKRLEVSISCIRPDVQVHYTVDGSQPTHQSHIFEKSLVVDKYTFIKAAAFKNGLRMGEVLSFPIRFNKATAAKIKGTSGNLLLLVNGVRGSLKHTDSEWRGWYDTDFSFVIDLGTVQALQFLSIGTITNSGMGVHQPSEFTVSVSENSENFHQIGQLKTPYEEIFREGTFSEDKSLLLCNISARYIRIDVKNPGICPPYHVRQGQKTWVYLDEVVIN